A region of Lycium barbarum isolate Lr01 chromosome 3, ASM1917538v2, whole genome shotgun sequence DNA encodes the following proteins:
- the LOC132633372 gene encoding uncharacterized protein LOC132633372 isoform X1, translating into MIAYKSFLRVDLAWKFTTKIHVIPKCTQHFHFQRCLFSCGYKSGTHIEGALGVAMDRKKQKMVAKTWRPVSTQSMSIEGDEKHDFGGQVQEIKCTVSSYESTVLAGDREAEVVNDVADSTRSPKAVQFSEGIDPEGQTTSSADDKPLSAAQKHSVTVKAGASLMRFIKGKGGATQRIIEEEMGVKIILPSSRKEDCLIIEGSSAESVARASDRVQAVIDETVKSRNLDYSHFVSLPLAIHPELVNKLINFQNSVLGNTVVNQDENLECDSSAKTSYPEGEEQNLSEPRIAVELKTEDSNDCVKVDITNIPLVSYSPKGSKSSTSESKASKLLDLGIEKSIFIKPKTFHLTVLMLKLWNNDRIEAAAEVLRSLSPKVIDALESQPVSIRLKGLECMKGSPAKARVVYAPVEVIGGEDRLLRACQVINNAFTEAGLVLENDSNQKLKLHATIMNARHRKSTRGSRKADSFDARSIFGQYGSEEWGEYLIREAHLSQRFVFDDNGYYHCCASIPFPEEMQLD; encoded by the exons ATGATAGCTTACAAGTCTTTCTTAAG AGTCGATCTTGCTTGGAAATTCACAACAAAAATTCATGTAATACCCAAGTGCACACAACACTTCCACTTCCAG AGGTGTCTTTTTTCTTGCGGTTATAAATCTGGGACACATATTGAAGGAGCTTTAGGTGTTGCCATGGACCGGAAAAAGCAGAAAATGGTTGCCAAAACATGGAGACCTGTTTCTACCCAATCAATGTCTATTGAAG GTGATGAGAAGCATGACTTTGGAGGTCAAGTGCAAGAAATTAAATGCACCGTCTCTTCCTATGAGTCAACAGTTCTGGCAGGGGACCGTGAAGCTGAAGTGGTAAATGATGTAGCTGACTCAACTCGCAGCCCAAAGGCAGTGCAGTTTAGTGAAGGCATTGATCCAGAAGGACAAACAACATCCTCTGCTGATGATAAACCACTTTCAGCAGCTCAGAAGCATTCAGTTACAGTCAAa GCAGGGGCTTCCTTGATGCGTTTCATCAAAGGGAAAGG AGGTGCAACACAGAGGATAATTGAGGAGGAAATGGGAGTAAAAATCATACTTCCATCATCGCGGAAGGAGGATTGTCTCA TCATAGAAGGCAGTTCTGCTGAAAGTGTGGCAAGAGCATCAGATAGAGTCCAAGCCGTAATTGATGAG ACAGTGAAAAGCCGAAATCTTGACTACTCTCACTTTGTATCACTTCCATTGGCCATACATCCTGAACTGGTCAACAAGCTCATCAACTTCCAGAATTCGGTTCTTGGCAATACTGTAGTTAATCAAGATGAAAATTTGGAATGTGATTCAAGTGCTAAAACTTCTTATCCGGAAGGTGAGGAGCAGAACTTGAGCGAACCACGGATTGCAGTGGAACTCAAAACTGAAGATTCTAATGATTGTGTTAAAGTGGATATAACCAACATACCACTCGTGAGTTACTCGCCTAAAGGGTCTAAGTCCTCTACCTCAGAATCAAAGGCTTCTAAACTATTAG ATTTGGGAATTGAGAAATCCATCTTTATTAAACCAAAAACATTCCACTTGACTGTGCTCATGCTGAAGCTTTGGAATAATGACCGGATTGAAGCTGCTGCTGAAGTTTTGCGG AGTCTCTCACCAAAAGTAATTGATGCTTTGGAGAGCCAGCCTGTGTCTATAAGACTGAAGGGTTTG GAGTGCATGAAAGGTTCTCCAGCAAAAGCTCGTGTTGTATATGCTCCTGTGGAAGTAATTGGTGGTGAAGACCGACTTTTACGTGCCTGTC AGGTGATCAATAATGCGTTCACTGAAGCTGGTCTTGTTCTTGAAAATGATTCAAACCAGAAATTAAAG TTGCATGCCACCATAATGAATGCGCGACACAGAAAAAG CACAAGAGGATCAAGAAAAGCTGATTCCTTTGATGCACGATCGATTTTTGGTCAATATGGCTCAGAAGAATGGGGAGAGTATCTTATCCGTGAAGCCCATCTTTCACAAAGGTTTGTGTTCGATGACAATGGCTATTACCATTGCTGTGCTTCCATCCCATTTCCTGAAGAGATGCAACTTGATTGA
- the LOC132633372 gene encoding uncharacterized protein LOC132633372 isoform X2 has protein sequence MDRKKQKMVAKTWRPVSTQSMSIEGDEKHDFGGQVQEIKCTVSSYESTVLAGDREAEVVNDVADSTRSPKAVQFSEGIDPEGQTTSSADDKPLSAAQKHSVTVKAGASLMRFIKGKGGATQRIIEEEMGVKIILPSSRKEDCLIIEGSSAESVARASDRVQAVIDETVKSRNLDYSHFVSLPLAIHPELVNKLINFQNSVLGNTVVNQDENLECDSSAKTSYPEGEEQNLSEPRIAVELKTEDSNDCVKVDITNIPLVSYSPKGSKSSTSESKASKLLDLGIEKSIFIKPKTFHLTVLMLKLWNNDRIEAAAEVLRSLSPKVIDALESQPVSIRLKGLECMKGSPAKARVVYAPVEVIGGEDRLLRACQVINNAFTEAGLVLENDSNQKLKLHATIMNARHRKSTRGSRKADSFDARSIFGQYGSEEWGEYLIREAHLSQRFVFDDNGYYHCCASIPFPEEMQLD, from the exons ATGGACCGGAAAAAGCAGAAAATGGTTGCCAAAACATGGAGACCTGTTTCTACCCAATCAATGTCTATTGAAG GTGATGAGAAGCATGACTTTGGAGGTCAAGTGCAAGAAATTAAATGCACCGTCTCTTCCTATGAGTCAACAGTTCTGGCAGGGGACCGTGAAGCTGAAGTGGTAAATGATGTAGCTGACTCAACTCGCAGCCCAAAGGCAGTGCAGTTTAGTGAAGGCATTGATCCAGAAGGACAAACAACATCCTCTGCTGATGATAAACCACTTTCAGCAGCTCAGAAGCATTCAGTTACAGTCAAa GCAGGGGCTTCCTTGATGCGTTTCATCAAAGGGAAAGG AGGTGCAACACAGAGGATAATTGAGGAGGAAATGGGAGTAAAAATCATACTTCCATCATCGCGGAAGGAGGATTGTCTCA TCATAGAAGGCAGTTCTGCTGAAAGTGTGGCAAGAGCATCAGATAGAGTCCAAGCCGTAATTGATGAG ACAGTGAAAAGCCGAAATCTTGACTACTCTCACTTTGTATCACTTCCATTGGCCATACATCCTGAACTGGTCAACAAGCTCATCAACTTCCAGAATTCGGTTCTTGGCAATACTGTAGTTAATCAAGATGAAAATTTGGAATGTGATTCAAGTGCTAAAACTTCTTATCCGGAAGGTGAGGAGCAGAACTTGAGCGAACCACGGATTGCAGTGGAACTCAAAACTGAAGATTCTAATGATTGTGTTAAAGTGGATATAACCAACATACCACTCGTGAGTTACTCGCCTAAAGGGTCTAAGTCCTCTACCTCAGAATCAAAGGCTTCTAAACTATTAG ATTTGGGAATTGAGAAATCCATCTTTATTAAACCAAAAACATTCCACTTGACTGTGCTCATGCTGAAGCTTTGGAATAATGACCGGATTGAAGCTGCTGCTGAAGTTTTGCGG AGTCTCTCACCAAAAGTAATTGATGCTTTGGAGAGCCAGCCTGTGTCTATAAGACTGAAGGGTTTG GAGTGCATGAAAGGTTCTCCAGCAAAAGCTCGTGTTGTATATGCTCCTGTGGAAGTAATTGGTGGTGAAGACCGACTTTTACGTGCCTGTC AGGTGATCAATAATGCGTTCACTGAAGCTGGTCTTGTTCTTGAAAATGATTCAAACCAGAAATTAAAG TTGCATGCCACCATAATGAATGCGCGACACAGAAAAAG CACAAGAGGATCAAGAAAAGCTGATTCCTTTGATGCACGATCGATTTTTGGTCAATATGGCTCAGAAGAATGGGGAGAGTATCTTATCCGTGAAGCCCATCTTTCACAAAGGTTTGTGTTCGATGACAATGGCTATTACCATTGCTGTGCTTCCATCCCATTTCCTGAAGAGATGCAACTTGATTGA
- the LOC132633373 gene encoding uncharacterized protein LOC132633373: MLERVLSSRRAAPVSDDGDDESKTRKHISLGTRITNYLIRTGHLWPCLLIGLVIVVVTSFVYHTRDLVCISASNSDHLSRLRFFGFDGLETDFGSLGVPWCRSKHGKTVEWTTKDLIKGLEEFVPIYEIRPIKNNMYGMGFDHSFGLWFITRWLKPELMIESGAFKGHSTWVLRQAMPDTPIISLTPRHPEKYLKKGPAYVDGNCTYFAGKDFVDFGNVDWRKVMKKHGIKDLSQVLVFFDDHQNELKRLKQALKAGFRHLVFEDNYDTGTGDHYSFRQMCDQFYIRGGGHSCFKDSDEGRIRSRRKKFWEKAVDIEELCGPGEAWWGVRGQMRDDFNHSNKAISYAEHFKNSRFVESVLDIYWELPPVAGPSLTHQTRYDPARASSPIVEDGRYGLFRRLGLSGLEASVFNGYTQMVYLQVSQE; the protein is encoded by the exons ATGCTAGAACGTGTGCTCTCTTCTCGTAGGGCGGCGCCGGTAAGTGACGACGGCGATGACGAATCCAAGACACGGAAGCACATATCCCTAGGCACGAGAATCACTAATTACTTGATTCGAACTGGACACTTATGGCCATGCCTTTTAATAGGGCTTGTCATTGTTGTGGTTACTTCTTTCGTTTATCATACACGTGACTTAGTTTGTATCTCCGCTTCGAATTCCGATCATCTTTCACGGTTGCGATTTTTTGGTTTTGACGGACTTGAAACGGATTTCGGATCTCTAGGTGTTCCCTGGT GCAGATCGAAACATGGGAAAACTGTTGAATGGACCACGAAGGATTTAATCAAAGGTCTGGAGGAGTTTGTGCCCATATATGAGATACGGCCTATCAAGAATAACATGTATGGTATGGGTTTTGACCACAGCTTCGGGCTCTGGTTTATCACTCGGTGGTTAAAACCAGAGTTGATGATTGAGAGTGGTGCATTCAAGGGACACTCAACTTGGGTCTTGAGACAAGCAATGCCAGATACACCGATCATCTCACTTACACCGCGTCATCCTGAGAAGTATCTCAAGAAAGGACCTGCTTATGTTGACGGTAATTGCACATACTTCGCTGGAAAAGACTTTGTTGATTTTGGAAATGTTGATTGGCGGAAAGTTATGAAGAAGCATGGAATCAAGGATCTCAGCCAGGTTCTTGTCTTTTTTGATGACCATCAAAATGAATTGAAAAG GCTGAAGCAAGCACTAAAAGCTGGGTTTAGGCATCTTGTGTTCGAGGACAACTATGATACTGGTACTGGAGACCACTATTCCTTCAGGCAGATGTGTGATCAATTTTATATCAGAG GTGGAGGCCATAGCTGCTTTAAGGACAGTGATGAAGGAAGGATCAGATCAAGAAGGAAGAAATTCTGGGAGAAGGCTGTTGATATTGAGGAACTTTGCGGTCCTGGTGAAGCTTGGTGGGGTGTGAGAGGGCAGATGCGGGATGATTTTAACCACAGCAATAAGGCCATTTCTTATGCAGAACATTTTAAAAATAGCAGGTTTGTAGAGTCAGTGTTAGATATTTACTGGGAACTTCCACCTGTAGCTGGTCCTTCATTAACTCATCAGACGAGATACGATCCGGCTCGTGCATCAAGTCCTATTGTTGAAGATGGCAGATATGGCTTGTTTCGGAGGCTTGGGTTATCTGGACTGGAGGCATCTGTATTCAATGGTTACACTCAAATGGTCTATCTTCAGGTGTCACAAGAATGA
- the LOC132633374 gene encoding auxin-responsive protein IAA27-like, with translation MSIPLEHDYIGLSELEKSSDKISSSSSSSVNQKNTDVLNLKETELRLGLPGSESPGVSLFGKDLENKGLGLNPLSNLTSRTKRGFSDAIDASGKWDLSINCRSETDGDKGNLVFSPKRNGGSRPVEEKKSITTSKAQVVGWPPIRSFRKNTLSTKKNDGEGKSGSSNCLYVKVSMDGAPYLRKVDIKNYSNYAELSSALEKMFSCFSIGQCPSDRLPGQEKLSESHLMDLLNGSEYVLTYEDKDGDWMLVGDVPWEMFIDSCKRLRIMKSSEAIGLAPRAINKCKNQN, from the exons ATGTCTATACCATTAGAACATGATTACATTGGTTTATCAGAACTGGAAAAAAGTTCTGATAAAatatcttcttcttcatcttcctcTGTTAATCAGAAAAATACTGATGTTCTCAACCTTAAAGAGACTGAGCTGAGACTTGGGTTGCCTGGTTCTGAGTCTCCTGGGGTTTCTCTTTTTGGCAAAGATTTGGAAAATAAAGGTTTGGGTCTTAACCCTTTAAGCAACTTAACATCAAGAACAAAAAGGGGGTTTTCTGATGCCATTGATGCatctggaaaatgggatttatcTATTAATTGCAGATCCGAAACTGATGGGGATAAAGGAAACTTGGTGTTTTCCCCAAAAAGAAATGGAGGTTCAAGGCCTGTTGAAGAAAAAAAGTCTATTACTACTTCAAA GGCACAAGTAGTAGGATGGCCACCAATTAGGTCATTCAGAAAAAATACACTGTCTACTAAGAAGAATGATGGTGAAGGGAAATCAGGTTCAAGTAATTGCCTTTATGTTAAGGTTAGCATGGATGGTGCTCCATATTTGAGGAAGGTTGATATAAAAAATTACAGCAACTATGCAGAGCTTTCATCAGCACTTGAAAAGATGTTCAGCTGCTTCAGTATTG GTCAGTGCCCCAGCGATAGACTTCCAGGGCAAGAGAAACTTAGTGAAAGTCACTTGATGGATCTTCTCAATGGTTCTGAGTATGTGCTGACTTATGAAGACAAGGATGGTGATTGGATGCTCGTCGGAGATGTTCCTTGGGA GATGTTCATAGACTCATGCAAGAGATTGCGGATCATGAAAAGCTCAGAGGCAATTGGGCTAG CTCCAAGGGCCATAAACAAGTGCAAGAACCAAAATTAA
- the LOC132633376 gene encoding protein THYLAKOID ASSEMBLY 8, chloroplastic, with protein sequence MASSISINLNFTLQHSSLTPPLTTRRKISVRCGPRSNRGPLVKGRILSIEAIQAIQALKRAQRTDPTQIEPQVSKTLNRLIKADLIAAYKELLRQDLCDLALKVFPFVQSECDVPDLGLYADMVLALTRTGLTQHVDELICGLEKEGKIQCDDKGLVRLVRALVEGEQVESTVRVYELMKRSGWGSRFEIDEYVAKVLRRGFKRFGKEELAGEVDGQLQRLYPVILGKQ encoded by the coding sequence ATGGCTTCCTCAATATCCATAAACCTCAATTTCACTTTACAACATTCTTCACTAACCCCTCCACTAACCACCCGAAGAAAAATCTCAGTGCGATGCGGTCCACGAAGCAACCGTGGACCTCTAGTCAAAGGTCGTATACTCAGCATAGAAGCAATCCAAGCAATTCAAGCTTTAAAACGAGCTCAAAGAACTGACCCGACCCAAATCGAACCGCAAGTCTCAAAAACCCTAAATCGTTTAATCAAAGCAGATCTAATTGCTGCTTATAAAGAACTCTTACGACAAGATCTTTGCGATTTAGCCCTCAAAGTTTTCCCATTCGTTCAATCGGAATGTGATGTTCCTGATTTAGGGCTTTATGCTGATATGGTTTTAGCTTTGACCCGAACCGGGTTGACCCAACATGTTGATGAATTGATTTGTGGTTTAGAGAAAGAGGGGAAAATTCAGTGTGATGATAAGGGGCTTGTAAGGTTAGTGAGGGCTTTGGTTGAAGGTGAACAAGTTGAATCAACTGTTAGGGTTTATGAATTGATGAAAAGGAGTGGATGGGGTTCTAGATTTGAGATTGATGAATATGTAGCTAAGGTTTTAAGGAGAGGGTTTAAGAGATTTGGGAAAGAGGAATTGGCTGGTGAAGTTGATGGACAATTACAAAGATTGTATCCTGTAATTTTGGGGAAACAATAG
- the LOC132633377 gene encoding peroxisome biogenesis protein 2-like, with protein sequence MHRETLASSSNPPEEDAWRTTYNNLLPRWQSLASSNQSAIPISISRVNQVDAGRLDIEMSAMLKEQLVKVFSLMKPGMLFQYEPELDAFLEFLIWQFSIWVDKPTPGNALMNLRYRDERAVEVREKVRIGLEGPGLTVAQKIWYCVATVGGQYMWARLQSFSAFRRWGDSEQRCVARRAWLLIQHMEGIYKAASFSSLLLFLYTGRSSLFLLPWSLELTTFGLKV encoded by the exons ATGCATAGAGAAACCCTAGCTTCATCATCCAACCCGCCAGAAGAAGATGCTTGGCGCACTACCTACAATAATTTACTTCCTCGATGGCAGTCACTTGCTTCATCGAATCAG TCTgccattccaatttcaatatcAAGAGTTAATCAGGTAGATGCAGGAAGATTGGACATTGAAATGTCGGCCATGCTAAAGGAACAGTTGGTTAAGGTCTTCTCTTTGATGAAG CCAGGAATGCTATTTCAATATGAGCCAGAACTTGATGCTTTCTTGGAGTTCCTTATCTGGCAGTTTTCTATCTGGGTTGATAAGCCTACACCGGGTAATGCTCTAATGAATCTGAGGTATAGAGATGAACGTGCGGTTGAAGTGAGAGAAAAAG TTCGAATAGGATTGGAGGGACCTGGACTTACTGTTGCTCAGAAGATATGGTACTGTGTCGCTACTGTTGGTGGTCAATATATGTGGGCTCGTCTTCAATCATTTTCTGCTTTCCGGAGGTGGGGCGACTCTGAGCAG AGGTGTGTGGCACGCCGAGCATGGTTGTTAATACAACACATGGAGGGGATCTATAAAGCAGCGTCTTTCAGCAGTCTACTTCTCTTTCTTTACACAGGAAG GAGCTCCCTTTTTTTGCTTCCTTGGTCACTCGAACTGACAACCTTCGGGTTGAAGGTATAG
- the LOC132633375 gene encoding transcription factor bHLH68-like isoform X1, giving the protein MMAGNPSNNWWNIMMSGSMHPHESHEHHQLSSSSSSSLTQHFYGSSSFLADNPRQDFPRSWSQLLLAGLSGDQEKSSMSHFHHQYKKLDNWEEIQNLNSIHNNNIPCSSFRVPVVDVKPEVGQLLYGNYQDLPATSSPASSCVTTNLRHDNFNFSAGNKITSNKVAAKHQRQDHPSECNSTSSGGMTKKARVQHSSAQPSLKVRKEKLGDRITALHQLVSPFGKTDTASVLSEAIGYIRFLQAQIDALSSPYMGNVAGSMGHTHQQSDSQHRVKDLKSRGLCLVPISCTQHVASDNTVGDYWAPALGGGYL; this is encoded by the exons ATGATGGCTGGAAACCCTAGTAATAACTGGTGGAACATCATGATGAGTGGAAGCATGCATCCACATGAATCTCATGAGCATCATCagctttcttcttcttcgtcgTCTTCTTTGACTCAACATTTTTATGGATCTTCAAGTTTTTTGGCTGATAATCCACGTCAAGATTTCCCTCGCTCATGGAGCCAACTACTTCT GGCTGGATTATCTGGTGATCAAGAAAAATCTAGCATGAGTCATTTTCATCATCAGTATAAGAAGCTGGATAACTGGGAAGAAATCCAAAATTTGAATTCCATCCATAATAATAATATTCCATGTTCAAGTTTTAGGGTTCCTGTTGTTGATGTAAAACCAGAAGTGGGCCAACTACTGTACGGTAATTACCAAGATTTGCCAGCAACTTCATCACCAGCTAGCTCTTGTGTCACCACTAATTTACGCCATGATAATTTCAACTTCTCAGCTGGTAATAAAATTACCAGTAACAAAGTGGCAGCTAAGCATCAACGTCAAGATCATCCATCTGAG TGTAACAGCACAAGCAGTGGTGGGATGACTAAGAAGGCTAGAGTTCAACATTCCTCAGCTCAGCCATCTCTCAAG GTGAGAAAAGAGAAGCTAGGGGATAGGATAACAGCACTGCACCAACTTGTTTCTCCATTTGGAAAG ACTGACACGGCCTCCGTCTTGTCAGAAGCCATTGGCTACATCAGATTCCTTCAGGCTCAAATTGAT GCATTGAGCTCTCCATACATGGGCAATGTAGCAGGAAGCATGGGTCACACTCACCAACAATCT GATTCTCAACATAGAGTGAAGGATTTGAAGAGTAGAGGACTGTGTTTGGTTCCTATATCTTGTACACAACATGTTGCAAGTGACAATACT
- the LOC132633375 gene encoding transcription factor bHLH68-like isoform X2 — translation MMAGNPSNNWWNIMMSGSMHPHESHEHHQLSSSSSSSLTQHFYGSSSFLADNPRQDFPRSWSQLLLAGLSGDQEKSSMSHFHHQYKKLDNWEEIQNLNSIHNNNIPCSSFRVPVVDVKPEVGQLLYGNYQDLPATSSPASSCVTTNLRHDNFNFSAGNKITSNKVAAKHQRQDHPSECNSTSSGGMTKKARVQHSSAQPSLKVRKEKLGDRITALHQLVSPFGKALSSPYMGNVAGSMGHTHQQSDSQHRVKDLKSRGLCLVPISCTQHVASDNTVGDYWAPALGGGYL, via the exons ATGATGGCTGGAAACCCTAGTAATAACTGGTGGAACATCATGATGAGTGGAAGCATGCATCCACATGAATCTCATGAGCATCATCagctttcttcttcttcgtcgTCTTCTTTGACTCAACATTTTTATGGATCTTCAAGTTTTTTGGCTGATAATCCACGTCAAGATTTCCCTCGCTCATGGAGCCAACTACTTCT GGCTGGATTATCTGGTGATCAAGAAAAATCTAGCATGAGTCATTTTCATCATCAGTATAAGAAGCTGGATAACTGGGAAGAAATCCAAAATTTGAATTCCATCCATAATAATAATATTCCATGTTCAAGTTTTAGGGTTCCTGTTGTTGATGTAAAACCAGAAGTGGGCCAACTACTGTACGGTAATTACCAAGATTTGCCAGCAACTTCATCACCAGCTAGCTCTTGTGTCACCACTAATTTACGCCATGATAATTTCAACTTCTCAGCTGGTAATAAAATTACCAGTAACAAAGTGGCAGCTAAGCATCAACGTCAAGATCATCCATCTGAG TGTAACAGCACAAGCAGTGGTGGGATGACTAAGAAGGCTAGAGTTCAACATTCCTCAGCTCAGCCATCTCTCAAG GTGAGAAAAGAGAAGCTAGGGGATAGGATAACAGCACTGCACCAACTTGTTTCTCCATTTGGAAAG GCATTGAGCTCTCCATACATGGGCAATGTAGCAGGAAGCATGGGTCACACTCACCAACAATCT GATTCTCAACATAGAGTGAAGGATTTGAAGAGTAGAGGACTGTGTTTGGTTCCTATATCTTGTACACAACATGTTGCAAGTGACAATACT